The nucleotide window GCGGCGAGCCGCTCGGCGTTGTCGCAGTGCCGGTCCATGCGTACCCCGAGGGTCTTGATGCCCCGCAGGGTGAGCCAGGCGTCGAACGGGCCGTTGATCGCGCCCATCGCGTTCTGGTGGTAGCGCAATTCCTCGCCGAGCCCGGCGTCGGCGACGACGAGCGCGCCACCGACGACGTCGGAGTGCCCACCGACGTACTTGGTGGTGGAGTGCACCACCACGTCCGCGCCGAAGGCGATCGGCTGCTGGAGGTACGGCGAGGCGAAGGTGTTGTCCACCACCAGCAGGGCGCCCGCGTCGTGTGCCACGGCGGCCAGGGCGGCGATGTCGGCGATGTCGAGCAGCGGGTTGGTCGGTGTCTCCACCCAGACGATCTTCGTGCGGCCGGGCTGTACGGCCGCCCGGACCGCGGCCGGGTCGGAGATCTTGGCCGGGCTGAACTCCAGGCCCCAACGCTGGGCGACCCGGGCGAAGAGCCGGTACGTGCCGCCGTACGCGTCGTCCGGGATCACCACGTGGTCGCCCGGCTGGCACACGGCCCGCAGCAGGGTGTCCTCCGCCGCCAGGCCGCTGGCGAAGGCGAGCCCCACCGGCCCGCCCTCCAGCGCCGCCAGGCACTCCTGGAGGGCGTCGCGGGTCGGGTTGCCGGAGCGGCTGTACTCGTAGCCGAGCCGGGGCGCGCCGACGGCGTCCTGGGCGTACGTGCTGGTCTGGTAGATCGGCGGGATCACCGCGCCGGTGCGGGCCTCAGGGTCCTGACCGGCATGAATGGCGAGCGTCTCGAAGCCGTGACTCATTCTGGTGAGGCTAGTGCCCCCGTCCCGAGGGCTGGAACGGAACCCGCGCTCCGGGTGGGGGCCGGACCATCCGGCCCGGCCCTCACGTGCCGGCCAGGGGGCCGGCGGGCTGGTCAGCCGGCCGGAACGGTCAGGACGTGCAGGGTGGCCTGCTCTCTCCCGCTCCAGTCGTAGGAGAGCGCGTAGAGCCGTGCGCCGTTCGGCGACCAGGCCAGCCCACCCGGGCTCAGCTCACCGCCGCCCAGCACGAAGCGGGTCAGTTCGGTGCCGTCCGGCCGGTAGACGAACAGGTACGACCTGTCCGCTGCGGCGGCGATCCTGGTGCCGTCGCGGGACGGCTCGACGGCGGCCGGGTACGCGCCGGTGGGGAAGGTCGCCGAGGGGGTGGTGATGTCGGCGAACGGGAACGCCTGCACCTCGTACGGGGCGCCGGCCGCGGTGTAGAGGGTGGTGCCGGTCGGGTCGAGGGCGATGTCCTGCAGGTTGCTGCCGATCACCGTCCAGTCGTTCGCCCGCAGCAGGGTCAGTGCTCCCCCGGCTCCGATCCCGTACGCGTAGACCGACGCCGGGCTCAACGACATCTGCCCGGCCAGCAGCACCGACCGGTTCTGGCTGGCGGCGGCCAGCAGCGGAGCGCCGTAGAAGTCCTGGGTGGTGGCCATCCCCGTGGTCACCCGGGCCGGCTGACGGCCCAGGTCGATCTGGCCGATGTTGCCGCCCCACTGGTCACAGCCGTAGCCGAACCACAGGTAGCGCCCGGTCAGCGCCAGCGACGACGGGCACTCACCCGCACCGGTGTCGTACCGGGCCGACTCGATCAACGAGCCGGTGTCGAAGGCGGCGATGGCGTTGGCGGTGGGCAGCGCCACGTAGAGCGTCCGCCGGTCGGCGCTGAGCAGCAGGTCGGTGGGGCCGGGCAGGCCCGACAGGGTGCCGACCACAGCGCCTGCCGCAGTGGTCACCACGACGTCGGTCGAGGAGCGGCCACCGCTGACGAAGACCCGGTCACCGGCCGACACCACGTCGGCGACCGTCGTCAGCGGCAGCGGGGTCGCGGTCGGCGCGGCAGCCGCCTGGGCATGACCCGGGACCGCGCCGACGAGCAGCCCGGCGGTCAGCGCCGCCAGCACCAGGGTGAAGCCTCTTCTGATCTGCACCGTTCGTCCTTTCGGAGCATCGACGCGTACGCCGACGGCCGGGGCCATCCCGCGCTCATCCATTGACGTAGATGAGTAGCACAGCCGGCGCGCGCGTGGGGGGCACCGTGTTCCGCGAGACCGCCGGCATAGCCTGGCCCGATGAGCGGTTGCGTGTTCTGCGGGATCGTGACGGGTGAGGTGCCGGCGTTCCGAGTGGCCGACACCTCGGACGGGGTGGCGTTCCTGGACACCCGGCCGGTGTTCAAGGGGCACGTGCTGGTGGTGCCTCGGGTGCACCTGGTGACCCTGGCGGAGTTGCCTGCCGACCTGCTGCCCGGCTACTTCGCCATGGTCCAGCGGCTGGCGGTGGCGGTGGAGACCGCTCTCGGCGCGGGTGGGACGTTCGTGGCGATGAACAACAAGGTGTCCCAATCGGTGCCCCACCTGCACACCCACGTGGTCCCGCGAACCAAGGGCGACGGGTTGCGTGGCTTCTTCTGGCCGCGCACACGGTACGACGACGACACCGAGGCCCAGACGTACGCGGATCGCATCGCGGCAGCGCTCCCCGGCGGGGCCTGACTCATCCTCACGCGGGTAAGGAAGGTGGACCCTCCGGTGTTACACGCTGGGAGTGGTACGAGAGGAGATCCCACGTGTTTTTGCGCCGTATGAAGGCCGATATGGTCTCGCCCGACCAGGCCCTGCCGGGCCGTCAGATCGCCATGCCGGTCGCCGACCGCCACGAGGTGCTGGGCACCCCGCTGAAGGGTCCGTTCCCTGAGGGCCTGCAGGTAGCGGTCTTCGGCATGGGCTGTTTCTGGGGCGCCGAGCGGTTGTTCTGGACGCTTCCCGGCGTCTACACCACCTCCGCCGGCTACGCGGGTGGCATCACCAAGAACCCGACGTACGAGGAGACGTGCTCCGGCCGGACCGGGCACGCCGAGGTCGTCCAGGTGGTGTACGACCCCAGCAAGATCAACTATGAGGATCTGCTGAAGGTCTTCTGGGAGAACCACGACCCGACCCAGGGCATGCGCCAGGGCAACGACGTGGGCACCCAGTACCGCTCGGCCATCTACACGACCACGGACGAGCAGCGGACCATCGCGGAGTCGTCCCGGGACGCGTTCCAGCCGATCGTGACGCGGGCCGGCAAGGGTGAGATCACCACCGAGATCGCCCCGCTCGGCAGCTACTACTTCGCCGAGGACTACCACCAGCAGTACCTCGCCCCGACCAAAAACCCTAACGGATGGTGTGGTATTGGCTCGAACGGCATGACGTGCCCGGTAGGGGTCGCGCGGATGGCCGGCTGACCAGCACAAACACACCCCCGGTCGCCGCTGCGGGGAGCGGCTGACCGGGGGTCACTCTGCTACGTAGGTCCCGGAACCCGGCACGCCCACGATTAGCCCGCGCGCCTTAAGCGCGTCCAGGGCTCGCGCCACCGTGCGGCGGGCCGACCCGTACTCAGCCGCGAGCGCGTCATACGACGGGAGTCGGGTGCCGGGCGGGAACTCACGCACGCCGATGCGCCGAGCTAGGTCGGCCTCGATCTGGCGGGACGTGTGGGGAATCGGCACGGGCGTCATTCTGCGGTGTACCCGGCGGGGGCCGGCTCGCACTACGTAGACGGGCGGCACGGGCTGACATGGTTGCCCCGCTGGCACTGGTGACATTACCGTGACTATTTCGGCGCAGTACGTGAGCGGACGGGATGGTGACCATGGCGCGGCATAGACCACCGGTAATCCGTACGGGTCCAGTGCATCGGCGTGATT belongs to Micromonospora ureilytica and includes:
- a CDS encoding YncE family protein; this encodes MQIRRGFTLVLAALTAGLLVGAVPGHAQAAAAPTATPLPLTTVADVVSAGDRVFVSGGRSSTDVVVTTAAGAVVGTLSGLPGPTDLLLSADRRTLYVALPTANAIAAFDTGSLIESARYDTGAGECPSSLALTGRYLWFGYGCDQWGGNIGQIDLGRQPARVTTGMATTQDFYGAPLLAAASQNRSVLLAGQMSLSPASVYAYGIGAGGALTLLRANDWTVIGSNLQDIALDPTGTTLYTAAGAPYEVQAFPFADITTPSATFPTGAYPAAVEPSRDGTRIAAAADRSYLFVYRPDGTELTRFVLGGGELSPGGLAWSPNGARLYALSYDWSGREQATLHVLTVPAG
- a CDS encoding HIT family protein, coding for MSGCVFCGIVTGEVPAFRVADTSDGVAFLDTRPVFKGHVLVVPRVHLVTLAELPADLLPGYFAMVQRLAVAVETALGAGGTFVAMNNKVSQSVPHLHTHVVPRTKGDGLRGFFWPRTRYDDDTEAQTYADRIAAALPGGA
- a CDS encoding cystathionine gamma-synthase, with the translated sequence MSHGFETLAIHAGQDPEARTGAVIPPIYQTSTYAQDAVGAPRLGYEYSRSGNPTRDALQECLAALEGGPVGLAFASGLAAEDTLLRAVCQPGDHVVIPDDAYGGTYRLFARVAQRWGLEFSPAKISDPAAVRAAVQPGRTKIVWVETPTNPLLDIADIAALAAVAHDAGALLVVDNTFASPYLQQPIAFGADVVVHSTTKYVGGHSDVVGGALVVADAGLGEELRYHQNAMGAINGPFDAWLTLRGIKTLGVRMDRHCDNAERLAAYLDGHAKVAQVIYPGLPSHPGHEVAAKQMRRFGGMISFRAAGGEEHAVDICNRAKLFVLAESLGGVESLIEHPGRMTHASAAGSPLEVPGDLVRLSVGIETVDDLLADLEQALG
- the msrA gene encoding peptide-methionine (S)-S-oxide reductase MsrA gives rise to the protein MFLRRMKADMVSPDQALPGRQIAMPVADRHEVLGTPLKGPFPEGLQVAVFGMGCFWGAERLFWTLPGVYTTSAGYAGGITKNPTYEETCSGRTGHAEVVQVVYDPSKINYEDLLKVFWENHDPTQGMRQGNDVGTQYRSAIYTTTDEQRTIAESSRDAFQPIVTRAGKGEITTEIAPLGSYYFAEDYHQQYLAPTKNPNGWCGIGSNGMTCPVGVARMAG
- a CDS encoding winged helix-turn-helix domain-containing protein; translated protein: MSPVPAGQPCQPVPPVYVVRAGPRRVHRRMTPVPIPHTSRQIEADLARRIGVREFPPGTRLPSYDALAAEYGSARRTVARALDALKARGLIVGVPGSGTYVAE